A single Nostoc sp. PCC 7107 DNA region contains:
- a CDS encoding cysteine peptidase family C39 domain-containing protein has translation MNPSSLFRVQEELNSSAQQQLITLDTSILKLLNIVAGDTNLASEFSQSWTINKFQIGDNLTNYTDGSATEDKSNFFYLVCQGRVRLLSSDAVVGREVSTQLLLAEQTFGADDLFCDRPLSYRAIGASPGFVAQITIADLQVWLQRLPNLAQHWQKLALERQALIFFKSYSELRSLNSATLSQFLSYIITTKISAGSSLTTATPATAGRFWLAGGTTTSLLLGDSWGYPDVISPDAIAETDLLVYHLPIEQWESAQAFIPQLFTTQDTQQELTVVHSEITQIPLPKPEYSQLEISSVSEIDFPPQPKAKSRRKYPFIPQQSSSDCGAACLAMISEYWGKRFSLNTLRNLAAVDRTGASLAGLASAAQALEYEALQVRASLTKLESQGIPWIAHWQGNHYIVVWQVKGDRILIADPAMGQKWLSRSDFAASWTGYALLLNPTADFHALNSEKLSLSHYWQTLQPYQQLIQHIILVSIVIQIFGLATPLLTQAILDQILLLKNFSTLNAFALGFLCLGVWRIVLTTQRQYLLDYFANRIDINLIGGFVKHILQLPLQFFTSRRVEDILSLVQENRKIQQFLTRRAIIGIVDALMIIVYLGVMVYFHLRLTLLVMCGIVPVVLLTLVANSFLKQISREISQTSASQNSATAEIITGIVTVKTAAAERAVQTYWQEGLLKMLKVQLRGQKLTNVLQMLRNLISHVATTVVLWCGLQLVVTGDMSLGKFVAFNMLISNVTNPVLALVGLWDELPAVLMAAEQVNHVLDSQPEENLQVMPTIRGEVRFENVFFRYHPHDQHHVLQNVSFRVRPRQTIGIIGQSGCGKSTLVNLLAGLYRPESGKILIDGVDIAAVSPSSLRSQIGFIAQDNFLFSGTILENITLYNQDFNHEQAIAAAKLAEAHSFIRELPLGYNTPVGERGLRLSGGQRQKIAIARALITHPKILILDEATSALDPESERCLYQKLARLNQYHTTFIISHRLSSVRHTDHILVLDQGILVEQGTHKKLMETKGLYYSLAKLQLQL, from the coding sequence ATGAACCCTTCTTCTTTGTTCAGAGTTCAAGAAGAATTAAACTCTAGCGCCCAACAACAATTGATTACTCTAGATACAAGCATTCTTAAACTGTTGAACATAGTTGCAGGGGATACAAATTTAGCATCAGAATTTAGTCAGTCTTGGACAATTAATAAGTTTCAAATCGGTGATAATTTAACAAACTATACTGATGGTAGCGCTACTGAAGATAAAAGCAATTTTTTTTACTTAGTTTGTCAAGGACGAGTGCGGTTGCTAAGTTCTGATGCAGTTGTTGGGCGGGAAGTTTCTACGCAGTTGTTATTAGCAGAACAGACATTTGGCGCAGATGATTTATTTTGCGATCGCCCTTTATCATACCGGGCGATTGGTGCTAGTCCGGGTTTTGTGGCGCAAATCACAATTGCGGATTTACAAGTTTGGTTGCAACGCTTACCAAATTTAGCGCAGCACTGGCAAAAATTAGCATTGGAGCGCCAAGCACTAATTTTTTTTAAAAGTTATAGCGAATTGCGATCGCTCAACAGTGCAACTTTAAGCCAATTCTTATCTTATATAATTACTACAAAAATTTCTGCTGGTTCATCTTTAACAACAGCCACACCAGCAACAGCGGGGCGTTTTTGGTTAGCAGGTGGAACAACAACCTCATTATTATTAGGCGATAGCTGGGGTTATCCTGATGTCATATCTCCAGATGCAATTGCAGAAACAGATTTATTGGTTTATCACCTACCCATTGAACAGTGGGAATCAGCCCAAGCATTTATACCGCAACTATTTACCACTCAAGATACACAGCAGGAACTAACTGTTGTTCATTCAGAAATCACCCAAATTCCCCTTCCCAAACCAGAATACTCCCAACTAGAGATTTCTTCAGTATCAGAGATTGATTTTCCGCCTCAGCCAAAAGCTAAGTCACGGAGAAAATATCCCTTCATTCCTCAACAAAGTTCATCAGATTGTGGTGCGGCTTGTTTAGCTATGATTAGCGAGTATTGGGGTAAACGCTTCAGTCTCAATACTTTACGTAACTTAGCAGCAGTAGACCGTACAGGTGCTTCTTTGGCGGGTTTAGCCAGTGCAGCCCAAGCCTTAGAATACGAAGCGCTACAAGTGCGGGCGAGTTTGACTAAGTTAGAATCACAGGGAATTCCTTGGATTGCTCATTGGCAAGGCAACCATTATATAGTAGTTTGGCAAGTCAAAGGCGATCGCATTTTAATTGCTGATCCGGCGATGGGACAAAAATGGCTGTCGCGTTCCGATTTTGCAGCTAGTTGGACAGGATATGCTCTTTTATTAAACCCTACAGCAGATTTTCACGCCCTCAACAGCGAAAAGCTTTCTTTGAGTCATTACTGGCAGACATTACAGCCTTACCAACAACTAATTCAACATATTATTCTCGTCTCCATAGTTATCCAAATATTTGGGTTAGCGACTCCCTTACTTACTCAGGCTATCCTCGACCAAATATTATTGCTGAAAAATTTTTCCACATTGAATGCTTTTGCACTTGGCTTTTTGTGCTTGGGTGTGTGGCGCATTGTTTTAACAACACAGCGACAATATCTCCTCGACTATTTTGCCAATCGCATCGATATTAATTTAATTGGTGGTTTCGTTAAACATATTTTGCAGCTACCATTGCAGTTTTTTACTTCCCGCCGCGTTGAAGATATTCTCAGCCTTGTGCAAGAAAACCGCAAAATTCAACAATTCCTCACCCGTCGCGCCATCATCGGCATAGTAGATGCTTTGATGATCATTGTCTATCTAGGTGTGATGGTTTATTTCCACCTGCGACTGACTTTGTTGGTGATGTGTGGAATTGTCCCTGTTGTACTTTTGACTTTGGTGGCAAATTCTTTCCTTAAACAAATATCGCGGGAAATTTCGCAAACATCAGCCAGCCAAAATTCTGCCACAGCGGAAATTATAACTGGAATTGTCACAGTCAAAACCGCCGCCGCTGAACGTGCAGTGCAGACATATTGGCAAGAGGGTTTGCTGAAAATGCTCAAAGTGCAGTTACGGGGACAGAAGTTAACCAATGTCTTACAAATGCTGCGGAATTTAATTAGTCACGTTGCAACAACAGTTGTGTTGTGGTGTGGGTTGCAACTGGTGGTTACTGGGGATATGTCACTGGGTAAATTTGTCGCATTCAATATGCTAATTAGTAATGTGACAAATCCTGTGTTGGCCTTGGTGGGTTTATGGGATGAATTACCCGCAGTACTCATGGCGGCAGAGCAAGTTAATCATGTATTAGACTCTCAGCCAGAAGAAAATTTACAGGTAATGCCGACAATTCGCGGTGAAGTGCGGTTTGAGAATGTATTTTTCCGCTATCATCCTCATGATCAGCATCATGTTTTGCAAAATGTCTCTTTTCGGGTGAGACCACGACAAACTATCGGGATTATTGGTCAGAGTGGTTGTGGTAAAAGTACTTTAGTCAATTTGTTGGCTGGTTTATATCGTCCCGAAAGTGGGAAAATTTTAATTGATGGAGTAGATATTGCAGCGGTATCTCCGTCATCGTTACGCAGTCAGATAGGATTTATCGCCCAGGATAATTTTCTGTTTTCGGGAACGATTTTAGAAAATATCACCCTTTACAATCAAGATTTTAACCATGAACAGGCGATCGCCGCCGCTAAATTAGCCGAAGCCCACAGTTTTATCCGTGAACTGCCTTTAGGATATAATACCCCTGTGGGAGAGAGGGGTTTGCGGCTTTCTGGTGGTCAAAGACAAAAAATTGCGATCGCTCGTGCATTGATTACCCACCCGAAAATTTTAATTTTAGACGAAGCCACAAGCGCTCTAGACCCTGAATCTGAGCGTTGTCTGTACCAAAAATTAGCTCGATTAAATCAATATCACACCACTTTTATCATCTCCCATCGTCTTTCAAGTGTGCGCCATACCGACCACATCCTCGTGCTTGACCAAGGTATTTTGGTTGAACAAGGCACACATAAAAAACTTATGGAAACAAAGGGTCTTTACTACTCTCTAGCTAAACTGCAATTACAACTGTAA
- a CDS encoding HetP family heterocyst commitment protein, translating to MNHNMTSISNFNKGINPQQFDQIVEAILAGKYSWACVLMLRVAGYNPLHYIPYRTYNRLLKENSSTSRVQQQERETITIKSSSTDKSVATSCLGKIKDLNYLEVVGKQKAEIRGGNMEQCLTQEISEYQTLKYEPNSDNTQDFSLNICETN from the coding sequence ATGAATCACAACATGACTAGCATCAGTAACTTTAATAAAGGTATCAACCCTCAACAATTTGACCAAATTGTTGAGGCAATTCTGGCAGGTAAGTATTCTTGGGCATGTGTGTTAATGCTACGTGTCGCTGGTTATAATCCATTGCATTACATTCCTTATCGCACTTATAACAGATTGCTCAAAGAAAATTCTTCAACAAGTAGAGTGCAGCAACAAGAGCGTGAGACCATAACAATTAAGTCATCATCTACGGATAAGTCTGTAGCGACTAGCTGTTTAGGTAAAATTAAAGACTTAAATTATCTTGAGGTAGTTGGTAAGCAAAAAGCAGAAATTCGTGGTGGGAATATGGAGCAATGCTTAACACAAGAAATTTCCGAATATCAAACCCTGAAATATGAACCAAACAGCGACAACACTCAAGATTTTTCCTTAAATATTTGTGAAACTAATTAA
- a CDS encoding peptidylprolyl isomerase, with product MSEFAKVLIESEEVVKFLKKDLKLKEVYQKILAHKVILQTAEIRGITITQEEIEAEAENQRRERHLERAADTLEWLADQLITPSDWEMGICDRLLSHKLSQVLFADEVENFFTQNRSEFDQVILYQIIIDSATLAQELYFQIEDGEISFYHAARIYDIDIHRRRKCGYEGIVYRCAIQPDIATVVFRSSPQKVTVPYKTEQGYHLFLVEEFIPAELTKERYQEIIHKMFQHWLSTEIQCLLNSELLSDS from the coding sequence ATGAGTGAGTTTGCCAAAGTTTTGATTGAATCGGAGGAAGTTGTTAAATTTCTCAAAAAAGACTTGAAGTTAAAGGAAGTATATCAAAAAATTTTAGCTCACAAAGTCATTTTGCAAACCGCTGAGATTAGAGGTATTACCATCACCCAGGAAGAAATTGAAGCGGAAGCGGAAAATCAGCGCCGGGAAAGACATTTGGAAAGAGCCGCCGATACACTAGAATGGTTAGCAGATCAATTAATTACACCCTCTGATTGGGAAATGGGAATTTGCGATCGCCTATTATCTCACAAACTATCACAAGTATTATTTGCCGATGAAGTAGAGAATTTTTTTACTCAGAATCGCTCAGAATTTGATCAAGTTATTTTGTATCAAATCATCATTGACTCAGCAACTTTAGCACAAGAGTTATACTTTCAAATAGAAGATGGTGAAATCAGCTTTTATCATGCAGCTAGAATTTATGATATTGATATTCATCGTCGGCGTAAATGTGGATATGAAGGTATAGTTTATCGTTGTGCAATTCAACCAGATATAGCCACCGTTGTATTTAGATCATCACCGCAAAAGGTTACAGTACCTTACAAAACAGAGCAAGGTTATCATCTTTTTTTAGTTGAAGAATTTATCCCTGCTGAATTAACAAAAGAAAGATATCAAGAAATTATCCATAAAATGTTTCAGCATTGGTTAAGTACTGAAATACAGTGTTTGCTAAATTCAGAATTACTGAGTGACTCATAG
- a CDS encoding helix-turn-helix domain-containing protein: MSNYSSQYQGLENYDPQDSKFLTPFQRKALLKNLQSNLQPEYLRRIEIMLLADMGKSQTQICEIVGCSQEMARYWIGIAEAGFAHKWNERPIGRPKIVNAQYIDRLKELVSHSPRDYGYAFTHWTAQWLSKHLANELGISISDRHVNRLLKQMGLSTKPKSSKQEATEETKDNNITIGDLKTHSEPTFPWSFNLMQTNQ, encoded by the coding sequence ATGTCAAACTATTCTAGCCAATATCAAGGTTTGGAAAATTACGATCCGCAAGATAGCAAATTTCTCACACCTTTTCAAAGAAAAGCTTTGTTGAAAAACTTGCAAAGCAATTTACAGCCAGAATATCTCCGGCGAATTGAAATTATGTTGCTGGCAGATATGGGTAAATCTCAAACTCAAATTTGTGAGATTGTTGGTTGTTCTCAAGAAATGGCGCGCTACTGGATTGGCATTGCAGAAGCGGGTTTTGCACATAAATGGAATGAGCGCCCAATAGGTAGACCAAAAATTGTCAATGCTCAATATATCGACAGATTGAAAGAATTGGTAAGTCACAGTCCGCGTGATTATGGCTATGCGTTTACTCACTGGACAGCCCAATGGTTAAGCAAACATTTAGCAAATGAATTGGGTATTTCGATTAGCGATCGCCATGTTAATCGCTTACTCAAACAAATGGGACTTTCGACTAAACCTAAAAGTTCCAAACAAGAAGCAACAGAAGAGACAAAAGATAACAATATTACAATTGGTGACTTAAAAACTCACAGCGAACCGACTTTCCCTTGGTCGTTTAATTTAATGCAGACAAATCAATAG